One part of the Leptolyngbya sp. CCY15150 genome encodes these proteins:
- a CDS encoding phosphotransacetylase family protein produces the protein MPKSAKYLLIGSTEAYSGKSAATLGIAHQLRHKGLDISYGKPLGTCPSESSMDQIDEDVRFIGEALQLPSDRLLPTLLRLDDASITQRLHGHDAKDYQQDLKHYTQAAVGDLVLLEGAGSLHEGHLFDVSLAQTAQVLGAAVVLTARFHSVLAIDAILAAQQHLGEALAGVILNDVPADQIEMVDSQVKPFLEANGIAVFGILPHSELLRSVSVGELTHRLNAEVLCCRDRLDLMVESLTIGAMNVNSALKYFRKARNMAVVTGGDRTDLQLAALETSTQCLILTGHLPPAPSILSRAEDLEIPILSVDLDTLTTVEIIDHAFGQVRLHETIKVKCVFDLMDKHFDVDRLIQTLGLEPAIPA, from the coding sequence GTGCCGAAGTCCGCAAAGTATTTACTCATTGGGTCTACCGAAGCCTATAGCGGAAAATCTGCCGCCACCCTAGGCATTGCCCATCAGCTTCGTCATAAGGGGCTAGACATCAGCTACGGCAAGCCTCTTGGCACCTGCCCCAGCGAATCTAGCATGGATCAAATCGACGAAGATGTGCGGTTTATTGGCGAGGCTCTCCAGCTACCCAGCGATCGCCTCCTGCCCACCCTATTGCGGTTGGATGATGCCAGCATTACCCAGCGCTTGCATGGCCATGATGCCAAGGATTATCAGCAGGACCTCAAACACTACACGCAAGCTGCCGTGGGCGATCTAGTGCTCTTGGAGGGAGCCGGCAGCCTGCATGAAGGACACTTGTTTGATGTATCCCTAGCCCAAACGGCCCAAGTTCTCGGTGCCGCCGTTGTTTTGACCGCGCGCTTTCATTCGGTGCTGGCCATCGATGCCATCCTCGCGGCCCAGCAGCATCTAGGCGAGGCCCTAGCAGGCGTGATTCTCAACGATGTGCCTGCGGATCAAATCGAGATGGTAGACAGCCAAGTTAAGCCTTTTCTAGAAGCCAATGGCATTGCTGTGTTTGGCATCTTGCCCCACAGCGAACTCCTGCGCAGCGTCAGCGTGGGAGAACTTACCCATCGCCTGAATGCGGAGGTGCTGTGCTGCCGCGATCGCCTTGACCTCATGGTAGAAAGTCTGACCATCGGAGCGATGAACGTCAACTCCGCCCTCAAGTACTTCCGTAAAGCGCGGAATATGGCCGTTGTCACCGGGGGCGATCGCACCGATCTCCAGCTTGCCGCCCTAGAAACCTCCACCCAATGCCTGATCTTGACCGGTCATCTCCCACCCGCCCCCAGCATCCTCAGCCGCGCAGAAGATCTAGAGATTCCGATCCTATCGGTAGACCTTGATACCCTCACCACGGTGGAAATCATCGATCATGCATTTGGGCAAGTGCGCCTCCATGAAACCATCAAGGTGAAATGTGTCTTCGACCTGATGGACAAGCACTTCGACGTCGATCGCTTGATTCAAACCCTCGGATTAGAACCAGCCATCCCCGCCTAG
- a CDS encoding tetratricopeptide repeat protein, producing the protein MNHQDIKTFLDDLKSTQEATRTRATQSLWQCWFRQKGIQGLQQLEESQGLLIAGKHQQAEAMLTEIITAQPDFVEAWNRRAVLYYVIGDYQKSLLDCDRVIELMPVHFGALHGKGLSHMALGNYIAAIQAFRQALAVQPYALINQKLILECTAKLS; encoded by the coding sequence ATGAATCACCAAGATATTAAGACCTTTCTGGACGACCTAAAAAGCACCCAGGAAGCCACCCGCACCCGCGCTACGCAATCGCTGTGGCAATGTTGGTTTCGCCAAAAGGGAATCCAAGGGCTGCAGCAGCTCGAAGAAAGCCAGGGGCTGTTGATTGCCGGCAAGCATCAGCAGGCGGAAGCCATGCTCACCGAAATTATCACGGCCCAGCCTGACTTTGTGGAAGCCTGGAACCGGCGGGCTGTGCTCTACTACGTGATCGGCGACTATCAGAAATCGCTCCTCGACTGCGATCGCGTCATAGAACTCATGCCCGTCCACTTTGGCGCACTGCATGGCAAAGGTCTAAGTCATATGGCCTTGGGTAACTACATCGCCGCCATTCAGGCCTTTCGCCAGGCCCTAGCGGTGCAGCCCTATGCCCTCATCAACCAAAAGCTGATTCTAGAATGCACTGCCAAGCTGAGCTAG
- a CDS encoding class I SAM-dependent methyltransferase produces the protein MGDRSSWYNQIDAVAERFNREYQGQPFELPDEVEAMPIFRDWTSGGLTSRIAAPFWKLAQPKKSQRCLDVGCGVSFLIYPWRDWNAFFYGQDISDIACDSLNSRAPQLNSKLFKGAAKGPAHQLQYEDQQFDLAIATGFSCYYPLDYWEAVLTEMRRVLKPGGTLVFDVVNPESALAENWAILETYLGAEVLLTELGEWQALLKRSNTKVLKTLDHELSRLYSLQFLP, from the coding sequence ATGGGCGATCGCTCGTCCTGGTATAACCAAATTGATGCGGTGGCGGAGCGGTTCAATCGCGAATATCAAGGTCAGCCCTTTGAGCTACCGGACGAAGTAGAGGCGATGCCCATTTTTCGCGACTGGACGTCTGGAGGGCTCACGTCTCGAATTGCTGCCCCTTTTTGGAAGCTGGCGCAGCCCAAGAAAAGTCAGCGTTGCCTCGATGTGGGCTGTGGCGTCAGTTTTTTAATCTACCCATGGCGCGACTGGAATGCTTTTTTCTATGGGCAAGATATCAGCGACATCGCTTGCGATAGCCTAAACTCCCGCGCTCCCCAGCTGAATTCCAAGCTGTTTAAGGGGGCGGCTAAAGGGCCGGCCCATCAGTTGCAATACGAGGATCAGCAGTTTGATCTCGCGATCGCCACTGGCTTCAGTTGCTACTACCCCTTGGACTATTGGGAAGCGGTTTTAACCGAGATGCGGCGAGTGCTGAAGCCCGGCGGCACCCTGGTGTTTGATGTGGTGAACCCAGAATCGGCCCTGGCAGAAAATTGGGCTATTTTGGAAACCTACTTGGGGGCGGAGGTGCTGTTAACAGAGCTAGGGGAGTGGCAGGCGCTGCTGAAGCGATCGAACACCAAGGTGCTCAAAACCTTAGACCATGAGCTATCGCGGCTCTACAGTCTACAGTTTCTACCCTAG
- a CDS encoding alpha/beta hydrolase: MTLPIRNARIRLPQGQLFWKEVGTGPTIIFLHGAWSDSGEWTPLLDRLGDRFHCIAPDLLGFGESERLGNYSIALETECLADYLDTLRISQVYLVGHSIGAWVAANYALQYAHQVSGLVLIDPEGVELDNHGYPWRRARGWVGSFPIWTLLLWLLRPLAWLLGKQSQWRSHHRTYQKLKRSPAACRLLFQRRWAELQAELLTERLPWLKQPLLVVQSPTASAAQQEMAQRYATAPQAYLQPKPAEISDLADAICAMIAGETGEHPDESRDDRGMI, encoded by the coding sequence ATGACTCTACCAATCCGCAACGCTCGTATTCGCCTGCCCCAAGGCCAGCTCTTTTGGAAGGAAGTGGGCACGGGCCCCACCATCATATTTCTACATGGAGCCTGGAGCGATAGTGGTGAATGGACTCCTTTGCTGGATCGCTTGGGCGATCGCTTCCACTGTATTGCGCCTGACCTATTGGGATTTGGTGAATCAGAACGGCTAGGTAACTACTCCATTGCTTTAGAAACTGAATGCTTGGCCGACTATCTGGATACCCTGCGCATCTCCCAGGTCTATCTCGTCGGTCATTCCATTGGGGCATGGGTTGCGGCTAATTATGCCCTGCAGTATGCCCATCAGGTGAGCGGCTTGGTGCTGATTGACCCCGAAGGCGTTGAGCTAGACAATCATGGCTATCCCTGGCGACGAGCCCGGGGATGGGTCGGTTCCTTTCCCATCTGGACGTTGCTCCTATGGCTGCTGCGTCCCTTGGCTTGGCTGCTAGGCAAGCAGTCGCAATGGCGATCGCACCACCGAACCTACCAAAAACTGAAGCGATCGCCCGCCGCCTGTCGCCTCCTGTTCCAGCGCCGCTGGGCAGAACTGCAGGCAGAACTGCTCACCGAGCGGCTTCCCTGGCTGAAGCAGCCCCTGTTGGTGGTGCAGAGTCCAACAGCCAGCGCTGCCCAACAGGAGATGGCCCAGCGCTACGCCACGGCTCCCCAGGCCTATCTCCAGCCCAAGCCTGCCGAGATCAGCGACTTAGCCGACGCCATCTGCGCCATGATCGCTGGGGAAACCGGTGAGCACCCGGATGAATCTAGGGATGATCGAGGAATGATCTAG